In Synchiropus splendidus isolate RoL2022-P1 chromosome 11, RoL_Sspl_1.0, whole genome shotgun sequence, the DNA window GTTTTTAGATTTTGTagtactacaaaaaaaaaaaaacagtttggcACCTGATCTGTGCAATACTCCACACCTAAATATCAATCTTTGCTTGGTTTTTAATCTCTataattctgtttttgtcttctcgAACTGGCTTCCAAGAGTTGGGTGACCAATTTTGATGTCCCCAAAACCTATTTCTTTTAAGATGTTATTAACGGGGAGTGGGTTTTAAAGTGCTATTTTCACTTTTGTTATATGTTTTCCGTTTAAACATAAAATGATGCATACTTTGCTGCACCCAAAGAACCTGCTGatatggttttttttccccctaaatGACCCTGACTGACACAGAAACTCGACTGTTCTCCTCGACAGGCCTCAGGACGCCTCTTGACAAAAGGATTTCTCTATAAGAGAAACGTACAGTCATGTAGTGTGGCCTCTCTTCATTCGAAGGAGAAagttcctcttctcctccaaaaGTTCCTGAATCCGTTTGTTCTTGGTTTTTTCTCTGAAACTGATCCGGCTCTTTGGGATCAGGTTGTTCTGGGAGACGCTGACGTCCACGCCGAGGTTGTCCTGCACGTCGACGGAGTTGCTTTCCTCGTGCTGAGGTTGAGGTTTGACTGTGGCGGCCAACGTGGTGGCAGCGGTGTCCGGCGGCGCCGTGGGAACGGGGACGCTGACAGGGATGTACTCTGACAGGTCCAGCCACGGCGTGGACGACAGATCGGTCATGTCCTCGCTGTTGATGGTTGGAATGGTCAGGCCGTCGTCCAGAACCATCGTGTCACTCGCTGCACCTCCGTTGCCGTACGACACGGTGACATCGTCGCCACTGATGAAGGCTCCGCCGGACGATGCGATGTCACCGCTGCTGATGACTGGCACGTCAGTGTACGGCGTGGTGCCACTGGGCATTGTCGCATCTTCAAAACTCAACACTTCGGGAGAATCCGTGGCTACAACTAATATGCTCGGAGGAACCAAGGTACTGTCTGGGCTGAGATCCTGAGTCGCCTTTGGTTCGGTTGCAAGAGCAGCGGTGACGTACTTGCTGCGCGGGAAAGACGGAGTCGTGTAGTACGACACCGTTGTTGTCTTCTTTTTGGACTTTTTAACAGTCGCATCTTTTTTCAACGTACTTTTGGGCTCTTTTTTCATCTTGGTAGCCTTTTTGGGACTGGCTTTACTCTTAAGAGGCGGCTTCAACTTTTTCGTCTTTCCCTGAAGGGTTTTCTTCTGGGAGCTGCTTGTTGAAGTCTCAGTGGTTTTAGCAGGGGTAAACTTTTTAGGAGGGTTGGGTGAAGTTTTGGCTTTATCGGCTGCCGTGGTGATTTTGGGCTTCGGTACGGTGCACTTTTTGGGGGTGCTGGCTGGCGTGgtccatttggactttttaATGGGAGGTGGCTTCTTTTTGGGGCTGACCTTTGGCCCCGCCCCTTTCTTCTGGGTTTTCTTGGGCGGAATATTTTTCGGTTTTGTCTTGAGCACCTTTTTGCTCGTGTTCAGTCTTGGACTGACAGTGGTGTCGATCATTAAAGGGGTTGGAGACGTGACCTTGCTATTGGTCGAAACAGTGAAAAACGGAGTTGTGCTGGAGCGCGCGTCCTGGGTCGACTGAGGAAAGAGATGAGGCGGTGTGGTGGCGCAGGGTGCAGTGGCTGAGGTGGAGAGAGTGGTGGCAAAGGTGGATGAAGTGGTCTCAGAAATGGTGGTCTGATAATACATGGGAGTGGAGGCTGGAAGAGTTGAGGAAGTGGGTGGCGGAATGGTGGAGGAAATGGAAGTGACGGTAGAAAGGCGGTTCGGCTTGGACGTGGTGTTGTGCAGGGACATCGTGTGGTTTAGGTTGCTGCAGGTCTTGCAACACATGCGCTGGTAGTCCGGCAGGGCGCAGTAGCGCTTCAGCACATCCATTCGACACAAAACAGAGcggtctccatggcaacgcATGCCTGCGAAGGAGAAAACACAGTCAGGGGAGACGTCGAGAGGAGACATTGATCTGAGACAGGAATATTAGACAAGCTGGAAACTTAGCAAAGACGCAGGCGGGAGAAAGATCAAGGCAGTTGAAATGGAGAACATTGTGTTTGCTGTCATCCCTGACTGCTGTCGTTTTCATCTCTAACCTCCTGGTCATTTGAGTGAACATTCTCTGCGGAAAAAAAGAGGCTTTTTCAAATCTTTTTATTGATACAACTTTGCTGTTGAGAATGACAGGAAATCAAAGAATGAGATGTATGCCCCCCTGCtcaatatatagatatattcttttcttaagaaaaataattcaaCTGTATCGAAAGTTACAAGTTCACAgtcactttggtaaaacacttcaatactTGGAAATCAACCAGTCAATGTGTTGATCGGTCGAGAAAACAATGAAGTACATAAATGATGTCGGctgtgtaaataaaatacagaatttCCATGATCATGTAAAAACTGGAATGGCACATTAAGTGTCATATGAAACATTTACAAAACATTAATAAAATTTCCCTGATAAATCAAAGTGCATATAGACGCAGTGCACGTAGTCCATCTGAATGTTTCTGAAACGTTTGCGAAACGTTAGCCAGCCCCACGCAGCAGGCCAGTGAAGCCACGAAACAGTTACCCATAGTATAGAATATTATAGAAGAAGATAACAGTCATGAACATTATTAAATACAGTCAACACCAATGTTATATACAGTATCGCACTGCTAGGTCTGGCTTGGTCTCGTACagtccagctccagcagaaGGAAACCTTGGATAGCTCGCTACATCGTCACAACAGAAATATGTGATCACAATACAATGAcaagtctgaagtgttttttttcccccttagtTGTCATTCCTGTCATCACCCTAGGCCCTTAGTAAACCCTTCCCAGCAGCTGGACACGGGTCCAACCTCACCTTGGTAGGTTTGGTGGTTTGGCGGCTGTGAGTTTGTTAAGTTGATTCGAAGCTGCCTCAATTCTGAGTGAATAAATAAAGCCATCTCTTTCACAGATAAATGCCATTTACATTCAATCCAAGATAAGGCATTGTTCATGTGGTTAATGTTGGTCAAAGAAAAATGAGACCACTTGACACTCCCAACTCAAAGTTCATGAGGTATTTTCTGTATCTGATCGCAAATGTGTAAAAGCCCAAATGATGAAGCACCATTTCACAAACGCATCTCCAGACGGATTattcgctcgctcgctcgcgcACACACTcggacgcacgcacgcacgcgctcacacacacaccagcgatGGATGCAGCTGCGCGTGATAAAAGGTGAGCCTAAAGAAAAACAGTAAACCACTGATCCATCTGAGAGAATGGAGAGGCAACTGACTGTCCAAGTCCTGCATAATAGAAGTCTAACCCCttctccccccgccccccaaaaCACCTTAcctttattaaatattttcttctgtATTCATGTAAAATCAATAAGAAAATACACATAACAGTCAGGGATCTAAGCGATCGATAGCAGTCCGAAGGTTTTAGGCAAATAAGCTACAGCTTATTCATGGTAAAACATTATTCATATTATTGTTACTCATATAGATTTAGATTCATAGGTAtgtataaatacaaatatattcatatgtgtatttgttTGCAAGCACAAATAAGCTGCATTTATTGAACTTTAGTATAACAGTCAAAGAGAGGATAGCTGATGATGAGGTGAAATGGGGCGTGGCCCAGAGCGGCCAGACTaccctgtttttttcttttgcttttttttttctcccttcactTCGAGATTCACCTCACACTTCCCGTCCTGcgtctgtcacttcctgtccctgTGCTGAGTTCCTGCGAATCTGAGAATGGAACATAGAATGAGACCCCATTCTCATCCCTGTATGGAACCAGGATGTCAGATGAGCACTTAAGCAAAGATGTCCTCATTGTGACAAGATCACATTCACAATAAAGCTTTCATATGTTATAAATATTTTCTCTGTATAGATATTTATAGAACTTTTCGTGTGTATCTTTTCACACCTCTTCCTCCTATAGAGCCGCTGgagcaatgaaaaaaagcgGCATCTTAGGAGTGGTAACCCATGACAACACGCAGCTGGCTCGCGCAAAAACGTGGCCGCCAAACGCAGAGGGGGGATCCCTCACAAGTACATGTGACAATTCTCCGAAGGCGACAATGAAAATCCTGCTCACCTTGCCACCAGACTTCCGTTCACATCACATATTTTGTAGATCTTTTGAATATTCGACTGGCCAGCGGTTACAACACAATGCTCCacaaaggagagagagagagagagagagagagagagagagagagagagagagagagaaacagagcaagAGAGACCCCACTAGCACACACAGGAGCCGGAGACCtccccccagtcagagctgtcTCGGacatcgagagagagagagagagccagagagGGAGAAACATCCCCCTTTAAAAGAGAAGCAGAAGCTTTGCCGCTCGCTCGCTCACGGGTGTGGGCGCAGGCACAGGGCGTGGCAGAGGGCGGGTCAGGGGGCCAGCCGGGGCCGGCCCTGCAGAGACAGGAGCACAGAAACGGGCAGCGCCCAGCAGAGGACAGACATGCAGCCGGCTCTGCCGCCGTGGAGGCCCGGCTGGGAGCTATGGAGTAAGGGTTTACGTGAATTCTTGGGGTAGTTTGAGTTGGTGCGGGAGTGCAACTGGTTGGGGATGTTGTTGTTCCTGGTGAAGTCTGAGGAGCCCTCTGCATGAAAGACAAGAGGAGAGAAGGTGTCACGTTGGCTGCCACTCATGGTCACCCGCGCACTCTTCACATTCCACATGAAACTGGATCATAAACCTGACAGACACCGTGGTACGGTGTACACCAGGGGATGCATTTACACCTGCTGAGGGCCAAAACACAGCTATGATAGGAAGAGGTGGGAGTTGAGGACCGAGTGGCAGAATATTTCATGAAATTACTCAAACAAGTTTAAAACATTACAGACATTTGAAGTGAATTTTCAAGATTCTCAATAAACACCACGAATATGtcccgtatatatatatatatatatatacagcacgtctttttttttttcttttttgactttCAACAATTTAAAATGAAGGATATAATTGAACTTATACCAGCAGtcaagggaaaaaataaaaataaataatcgatCAAGATGCTGAGAAATAATAAGAAAAGACAAGATTTTCAAGGTGTAATCtttctccttttttaaaatgtctgcTGTTTAATTAAAATCATTCATCAGCTAGAATTATAGCTGAAAACAATTTAAGCAAtattataattttatatttctttatttccctCAATATGTCCTACATATTTCCTGACCGATGCATTAGTTTCTACAGACACATTGTTGACAAAGCACTTTTGTTTCGCTTCATTTACAATAGCAGGTTTCcagccaacattttttttagcaaaatTTTGAAAATGCGAAAAAGAAAATACGACTTTGTGCCCGTTTCCTTTTCTTATTACTTTGGAGATATTGAAAGGAGAGTGCGCCATGAGAGAATGTCATCAGAGAGGGTctctctgccacaaaacaagCAACACACTCGGCTGACAGTCAACAACTGATCAACTTTCCTAATTCGTGTTTATTCATGCCTCACTGTATTGGTGGCGTTTGTATGTTGGTGTTTGTGTTACTGTACTTCATGTAACATTGCACATCACAGAATGTGCAGCTCTCCGGTCGGTCACGTCCTTTTTTTGAAACACCTAGCATTTTGTCTTAGAAGTGCAAAAGGTCAAGTTCAAGTTGCTTGACATTCGTCCCTTTCAACTCGGCCGACGCTTACACAGAAAGTTAGTGTTTCATTAACTGGGAAGTAGTTTTCCATGTACTTCAGGGTCTCCCAATCCCAACCTTTTTCCCCGTATCTATATACTCAGTGCTGGACAAATGAATGACATGACCAGTCCCACAGTGGGCCAAAGCCAGTGTGACAGAAAGTGGCAAACTATCGATCAGCTGTAAACAACAGTTGAGTATTGAGCTTTATCAGAGTCTACCAAAAGTTGAACTGCTAATGCGACTCACTGGGACATGGATCCATTCGACAGACCCTGATGGAGTCGGGCTTGCTGTCCAGACACAGGCCGATTGTGTTGTCCCTGGTGTGGCACCAAGCTTGTCTCTGCTGGGTCCCGTTGCCACACGTCACTGAGCACTGCAGGCAGGACAAGTTCGCCATGACTTTTTCTCTCACTTTGTTTTAGCTCTCATGCAGCCCAGTCGTGAAGGACATGCCAAGGGAATCATCCCACACCACCATgacacactgaacacatcagGGCATTACCTGAGACCACGGTCCAACCCTCCACTGGGTGGGACAGGGCACTCGGTTGCAGGGTCTGCGGGTTTCAGGGCGGTCATCGTTGCAGTGCTTATTATGGATTGAGCGTGTGGTGTTGTCGTCCGAAGGTTGGACACAACTGACGGAGCGGATTTGCATCCCGGTCTTTCCACATGTTTTGCTGCAGTTCTGCCATTCTCCTGTCACCCATCTGCCGACAGAAAGGTCAGCGTGTCACACTCATGGAGATGACGCGACACACACATGCCTCCTTCCGCACATAAACGCACATAGGTGGGGGGCAGGGCTTCTGGTTACAGCTTCGAGTGTCTCCCCTTGGTTTCATGTTGGACTTATTGCAGAAGCTCTTGTGCACCATCGTGCTGTCCACCTTCCTTCTGCAGCCGTATCTCAGGTACTGCTTCCCTGAAATCGAGGAAACTGGTCAGTTAAGTCAAGGGGAACATGAGCGATTTAAGTGAGTCACCTCCGCCACACGGCTTGGAGCAATAGGACCATTTTTTCGGGGCCCATTCGTACATGCTGTCCTCCACTAGCATGTTGTCCTGAATGGCAGAGTCGCTGTCGGTGTTGGTCAAATACTTGTAGGACAAGTTAACATCCTCATCGCCATTTATTTTCACCTGCAGACGACATGCAGACATGAAGTCAGTGCTGGAGGACGAATactttacagcaaaaaaaacgTATTCTCTAGTGCCAAAATGAGTATAATACATAAAATACTATCATAGATATATTTGATTCTATGCTTCTGACtgtatttgaaaaaatatttttatatttaaatttttttttgcctaTAGTTGATTCATCAAAATGAATCTCTTAAATCCCAACAATTTGGATTAAGATTTTGGGTCGGACCTATTCAAAGTAGCTGGACCAACCTTTGATGACTACAGTCCAGGGACTATTACAATGTTATGACCTGTTCTCCATCTCACCATGAGCAGGATGCCGTGCCTGAGCGGTCCGGTGGTCTGAAGCGTCTCCTTGTTGTTGTCATTCTCGTACTCCCACTCCACCCCCTTCTCTATGACGGAGCGTGACTCGGGGTATTCTTGATCGCCGTTCAAGAAAAACATTCCGGAGGCCACATTTTTCACAGCTAGAACCGGGAGGGAAAAGTCAGCATCATGAAAGAAAGGAACACTATGGAGGGAGAAATGGCCAAATACCAAACGTGTGTGCGGTCGCCTTCAGCTCTTGAATCAGCAAGTGCCTGGCTCCTCTGGGCACCTCGAGGACCTTGAGGAAACCTGGGAGTACACAAGATCTGACATCATGCAGAGCTCATTGTACAGTTGCCTGACCGCTCTCGTCCAGCAGGGAGTGTTAACTAATCCCAAATGTTTCAGCCAGACCCTCAAACCCAAAGCTCATATCTAATTCCTCACATTCTACAGCCAGCAGTTAGGTAACACTTCAAAAGCTCAGAGGATTCCTGGAACTTTTTgccaaatgaaaacatcaactTTAATCGGTCCCAAAAAAAAGCAGTTCTGACAGCAATCCTCTAGGTGGCGGTATTTCAcaaaaaatcagaaaaacagAGGTGAACAAGTTCAGACAGACATGCTCAGTATTTGCCTTTCACAAGGATCAAAAAAAGTTCAGGACTGTTTTTAACCTTGTTTTTTGGTGCTGCGGGTTATGGTGTCTTTAATGATCTTGCAGCTGGAGTTGTCCCCGCCACACACTCCACACTTGTCCTCTTGCTTGGAGGAGCCCACCACGCCGTCACAGCCCACTTTCTGCTCAGGGGGACGCCAACAGTGAAACACACACGCTCTGAAAAAGTCACGGTCTTAGTGGGGTTACCTCACACTCCCCGCGCACGCACACGCTGTAGGGATCCTTGTAAGAGCAGCGCGTGCCGTCCAGAACCGGCCTGTGCATGAAGACCACGTCTCGGGTCTCCTTTGACTGGCAATGGAGGTGGCAGCGCTTATTCGCTGGAGGAGAggcacaacacagacacactgttGGCACGGGTGAAAGCATAGTTGGTCATTTTTATAGGCATCGCTAGCTAACACACAACAGGTTGTGGGAGAACTCTGCCCTGGGAGAAAAACATTGCCAGAAATTCGTTCTTGTTATGGGATAAGTCACCTTTGCTCACTGGAGCCGGAGTTCCACGTCGGATTAGGAGTGGAAAACTCCGGCTCCAGTGAATCCTGCCATTCTTTCAGAGTTACCTTTGCACCAGGCAGGAGGTCGCCTTTTCCTGGGCATGTTAATCCTTCATTACGCTGTTCTCAATGTGAGGTACAAACTGCCTATTTTTCTCCGacatcttctttgttttttgagGCTTTTCACCAGGCATTGAAAGGACAGTTAGCTGGCTCCATCTTGACCTATCATATTCAAGGGGGATTTCAGAAAATAACGCTGTAGAGTGTGAAGAAAGTGTTGTAATTCATCAGGTGCTGAACTCCCCAGCAGTCGTGACATCAAGGGGCTGCAGAGCAGAACTCCAATCTGGATGTACTGAATCCAAAATTCCATGGAAAATGGAGCACACCTTGCATGACTGCTGTGAATGATAGGCCAAGCATTTGTTGGCAGGTGACACTGGAGCGATGGACAGATGGAAATGAGGGTTTTCATTTAAACACGTTTGGTATTAGCCTAGTGTTGTACACCGACTTATAACAATATTGATATTATGAATGCACACTAAAGGGTCACCGACATCAAGTCACACATACTAGTGCCAATTCCTTCTgtgaatacaaaaaacaaatcaataaatgacCATAAAATACAGAGAAACGCTTGGATGCCAAGactggcgccatcttgtgacatAACCAACTCTGTAACAAGCACGGCAGAGTGCACGGAAGCGGAGGAAGTCAAGAGCAAAGTCAGATTCAAGCGATTCCTCAATGGTTTCTGAGGAAGAACAGCAGAGTCATGTAAACAAATGGCTTATTTCTATTCAAACCACATCATTCTGGGGAGGATGAGACTTGCTTGTCTGAACTTGAGGGGTCTGACGTGGTGAGTAAAGGACACCATTACAGGGAAGGGTCGTATAAAAacgtaaaaaacaaacaagttcaaaATGAACTGGGTTTTATATTCTCGACAGTCCAAAATACGTAATGCATAAGCATAAACAAAGGGCTGCTTCTCCCAACCACTTTAATGACACGTTCctgtttgttgacatttgaagacTCCGGCTACTTTGGTTGGCTTCTTAACCCTTAAATTTTAAGGCCCACAGGTTCCTGCACAGCTGCGAAATGATTGCTGCAGACTACCAACGGCGCTGATGGTCGCCACTTCACCCTTGTTCTTTTAAGTTGCTTCACTATTTCTGAGGACTCTCAGCATCTCTTCTCTGAAAACAGGGAGCTTGTCTACATGCTAACTCTCTTGACCTCACATTTCAAGTTCTCACTAAATGCATTCTGATCCAACAGAACCAGCTTTGTAGACGACATGTGATCATTTCAAACTGCATGTTTACGCACAGTTCCAGAGCCTTGTCAGGTACTCTTTAAGGTACATGGTAATATAGAGCACAAACATATCCAAAGTCTGAGCTGGGAGCCATTTGTGAACCCAGATCAAATTTCATGCAGCCCTTTCTAGTACATAGCATTGTTAATGGCTCTTATAACCTGGAGAATGTAGCAAGAAAAAACCCAGTATTAACATTGCGACAGTCAAACACACCAAATTTCACTCCTAAAAATGGCAAACCAGTGGGTCATGTTTTCTATCTGTATCACAGTTTAAAGCACATCAGGTTT includes these proteins:
- the LOC128767385 gene encoding A disintegrin and metalloproteinase with thrombospondin motifs 2-like isoform X1 — translated: MGLSPGFMVLVILPAFLLHTSGLYIASSVDSLQHVLGEYGLVRPVSVDAEGRFLSHAVSAGRVAGGGQPRRRQKREVGNGDDQWEEPNNRHKEPVARQERLYYNVTIFGREFHLRLRHNARLVAPGAKMEWRDDSDDVRFSESLHDGCLFVGDITDTPGATVAISNCDGLAGMIKTEQDEFFIEPVEGDGVIKEDEEETGRTHIVYRSSAVKKTPISNQAAYYHSRGAQLGGLMDLESLYRGVEQSINHTRAGRARRQTMERAYNIEVLLGVDDSVVQFHGKDHVQKYLLTLMNIVNEIYHDHSLGAKINVVLVRIIMLGYGKSMSLIELGNPSQSLENVCRWAFLQQKQDTGDAEYHDHAIFLTRQEFGPTGMQGYAPVTGMCHPVRSCTLNHEDGFSSAFVVAHETGHVLGMEHDGQGNRCGDEVHMGSIMAPLVQAAFHRFHWSRCSMQELGRYLHSYDCLRDDPFDHNWPSLPQLPGLHYSMNEQCRFDFGVGYTMCTALQKAGQSGTQYRTFDPCKQLWCSHPENPFFCKTKKGPPIDGTMCGNGKHCFKGHCIWLTPDIIKQDGNWGSWSEFGQCSRLCGGGVQFRTRDCDNPRPANGGRTCVGATYQFQMCNTEPCEDIYSDAREEQCHAWDPPYEVHSSKQQWLPYEHPDPNKRCHLHCQSKETRDVVFMHRPVLDGTRCSYKDPYSVCVRGECEKVGCDGVVGSSKQEDKCGVCGGDNSSCKIIKDTITRSTKKQGFLKVLEVPRGARHLLIQELKATAHTFAVKNVASGMFFLNGDQEYPESRSVIEKGVEWEYENDNNKETLQTTGPLRHGILLMVKINGDEDVNLSYKYLTNTDSDSAIQDNMLVEDSMYEWAPKKWSYCSKPCGGGKQYLRYGCRRKVDSTMVHKSFCNKSNMKPRGDTRSCNQKPCPPPIWVTGEWQNCSKTCGKTGMQIRSVSCVQPSDDNTTRSIHNKHCNDDRPETRRPCNRVPCPTQWRVGPWSQCSVTCGNGTQQRQAWCHTRDNTIGLCLDSKPDSIRVCRMDPCPKGSSDFTRNNNIPNQLHSRTNSNYPKNSRMRCHGDRSVLCRMDVLKRYCALPDYQRMCCKTCSNLNHTMSLHNTTSKPNRLSTVTSISSTIPPPTSSTLPASTPMYYQTTISETTSSTFATTLSTSATAPCATTPPHLFPQSTQDARSSTTPFFTVSTNSKVTSPTPLMIDTTVSPRLNTSKKVLKTKPKNIPPKKTQKKGAGPKVSPKKKPPPIKKSKWTTPASTPKKCTVPKPKITTAADKAKTSPNPPKKFTPAKTTETSTSSSQKKTLQGKTKKLKPPLKSKASPKKATKMKKEPKSTLKKDATVKKSKKKTTTVSYYTTPSFPRSKYVTAALATEPKATQDLSPDSTLVPPSILVVATDSPEVLSFEDATMPSGTTPYTDVPVISSGDIASSGGAFISGDDVTVSYGNGGAASDTMVLDDGLTIPTINSEDMTDLSSTPWLDLSEYIPVSVPVPTAPPDTAATTLAATVKPQPQHEESNSVDVQDNLGVDVSVSQNNLIPKSRISFREKTKNKRIQELLEEKRNFLLRMKRGHTT
- the LOC128767385 gene encoding A disintegrin and metalloproteinase with thrombospondin motifs 2-like isoform X2 encodes the protein MGLSPGFMVLVILPAFLLHTSGLYIASSVDSLQHVLGEYGLVRPVSVDAEGRFLSHAVSAGRVAGGGQPRRRQKREVGNGDDQWEEPNNRHKEPVARQERLYYNVTIFGREFHLRLRHNARLVAPGAKMEWRDDSDDVRFSESLHDGCLFVGDITDTPGATVAISNCDGLAGMIKTEQDEFFIEPVEGDGVIKEDEEETGRTHIVYRSSAVKKTPISNQAAYYHSRGAQLGGLMDLESLYRGVEQSINHTRAGRARRQTMERAYNIEVLLGVDDSVVQFHGKDHVQKYLLTLMNIVNEIYHDHSLGAKINVVLVRIIMLGYGKSMSLIELGNPSQSLENVCRWAFLQQKQDTGDAEYHDHAIFLTRQEFGPTGMQGYAPVTGMCHPVRSCTLNHEDGFSSAFVVAHETGHVLGMEHDGQGNRCGDEVHMGSIMAPLVQAAFHRFHWSRCSMQELGRYLHSYDCLRDDPFDHNWPSLPQLPGLHYSMNEQCRFDFGVGYTMCTAYRTFDPCKQLWCSHPENPFFCKTKKGPPIDGTMCGNGKHCFKGHCIWLTPDIIKQDGNWGSWSEFGQCSRLCGGGVQFRTRDCDNPRPANGGRTCVGATYQFQMCNTEPCEDIYSDAREEQCHAWDPPYEVHSSKQQWLPYEHPDPNKRCHLHCQSKETRDVVFMHRPVLDGTRCSYKDPYSVCVRGECEKVGCDGVVGSSKQEDKCGVCGGDNSSCKIIKDTITRSTKKQGFLKVLEVPRGARHLLIQELKATAHTFAVKNVASGMFFLNGDQEYPESRSVIEKGVEWEYENDNNKETLQTTGPLRHGILLMVKINGDEDVNLSYKYLTNTDSDSAIQDNMLVEDSMYEWAPKKWSYCSKPCGGGKQYLRYGCRRKVDSTMVHKSFCNKSNMKPRGDTRSCNQKPCPPPIWVTGEWQNCSKTCGKTGMQIRSVSCVQPSDDNTTRSIHNKHCNDDRPETRRPCNRVPCPTQWRVGPWSQCSVTCGNGTQQRQAWCHTRDNTIGLCLDSKPDSIRVCRMDPCPKGSSDFTRNNNIPNQLHSRTNSNYPKNSRMRCHGDRSVLCRMDVLKRYCALPDYQRMCCKTCSNLNHTMSLHNTTSKPNRLSTVTSISSTIPPPTSSTLPASTPMYYQTTISETTSSTFATTLSTSATAPCATTPPHLFPQSTQDARSSTTPFFTVSTNSKVTSPTPLMIDTTVSPRLNTSKKVLKTKPKNIPPKKTQKKGAGPKVSPKKKPPPIKKSKWTTPASTPKKCTVPKPKITTAADKAKTSPNPPKKFTPAKTTETSTSSSQKKTLQGKTKKLKPPLKSKASPKKATKMKKEPKSTLKKDATVKKSKKKTTTVSYYTTPSFPRSKYVTAALATEPKATQDLSPDSTLVPPSILVVATDSPEVLSFEDATMPSGTTPYTDVPVISSGDIASSGGAFISGDDVTVSYGNGGAASDTMVLDDGLTIPTINSEDMTDLSSTPWLDLSEYIPVSVPVPTAPPDTAATTLAATVKPQPQHEESNSVDVQDNLGVDVSVSQNNLIPKSRISFREKTKNKRIQELLEEKRNFLLRMKRGHTT